From Camelina sativa cultivar DH55 chromosome 20, Cs, whole genome shotgun sequence, the proteins below share one genomic window:
- the LOC104770376 gene encoding 26S protease regulatory subunit 8 homolog A: protein MATVGVEARRPEMAMEETCNVKGAAAAKQGEGLKQYYFQHIHENQRQLRQKTINLNRVEAQRNELNSRVRMLREELQLLQEPGSYVGEVVKVMGKNKVLVKVHPEGKYVVDVDKSIDITKLTPSTRVALRNDSYVLHLVLPSKVDPLVNLMKVEKVPDSTYDMIGGLDQQIKEIKEVIELPIKHPELFESLGIAQPKGVLLYGPPGTGKTLLARAVAHHTDCTFIRVSGSELVQKYIGEGSRMVRELFVMAREHAPSIIFMDEIDSIGSARMESGSGNGDSEVQRTMLELLNQLDGFEASNKIKVLMATNRIDILDQALLRPGRIDRKIEFPNPNGESRFDILKIHSRKMNLMRGIDLKKIAEKMNGASGAELKAVCTEAGMFALRERRVHVTQEDFEMAVAKVMKKDTEKNMSLRKLWK, encoded by the exons ATGGCCACCGTAGGAGTGGAGGCGAGGCGTCCTGAGATGGCGATGGAGGAAACCTGCAACGTCAAGGGAGCGGCGGCGGCGAAACAAGGCGAAGGGCTTAAGCAATACTATTTTCAGCACATCCATGAGAACCAGCGTCAGCTCCGCCAAAAGACGATTAACCTTAATCGCGTCGAAGCTCAGAGGAATGAACTCAATTCTAGAG TACGAATGCTAAGAGAAGAGTTGCAACTGCTTCAAGAACCTGGGTCTTATGTGGGTGAAGTGGTAAAAGTGATGGGAAAAAACAAGGTCTTGGTTAAG GTTCATCCAGAGGGGAAGTATGTTGTCGATGTTGACAAAAGTATAGACATAACGAAACTCACTCCATCGACGAGAGTTGCTCTACGTAATGATAGCTATGTTCTCCACCTGGTTCTGCCTAGTAAAGTAGATCCGCTGGTTAACCTTATGAAAGTTGAGAAGGTTCCAGACTCCACATATGACATGATTGGTGGTCTTGACCAGCAAATCAAGGAAATAAAAGAG GTCATTGAGCTCCCAATCAAACATCCTGAACTGTTTGAGTCTCTTGGAATTGCGCAGCCAAAG gGTGTCTTGTTATACGGTCCACCTGGAACTGGGAAGACACTATTGGCTCGGGCTGTGGCACATCACACAGACTGTACTTTCATCAGAGTTTCTGGTTCTGAGCTGGTCCAGAAATACATTGGAGAAGGTTCTAGAATGGTCAGAGAACTTTTTGTGATGGCAAG GGAGCATGCACCATCAATCATCTTCATGGATGAAATCGATAGTATCGGGTCTGCTCGTATGGAATCTGGAAGTGGAAATGGTGACAGTGAGGTCCAAAGGACTATGCTTGAGCTTCTCAATCAACTTGACGGATTCGAagcatcaaacaaaatcaag GTTTTGATGGCGACAAATCGTATTGATATTCTGGACCAAGCTCTTCTCAGGCCTGGAAGGATTGATAGGAAAATTGAATTCCCTAATCCTAATGGAGAG TCACGTTTTGATATCTTGAAGATCCACTCGAGGAAAATGAATTTGATGCGTGGTATTGATCTAAAAAAGATTGCAGAGAAGATGAATGGTGCTTCAGGGGCTGAGCTGAAG GCTGTGTGCACGGAGGCGGGCATGTTTGCCCTGCGGGAGAGGAGAGTACACGTTACACAGGAAGACTTTGAGATGGCGGTGGCGAAGGTAATGAAGAAAGACACAGAGAAGAACATGTCTCTGCGTAAGCTGTGGAAGTAG
- the LOC104770377 gene encoding GTP-binding nuclear protein Ran-1, with protein MALPNQQTVDYPSFKLVIVGDGGTGKTTFVKRHLTGEFEKKYEPTIGVEVHPLDFFTNCGKIRFYCWDTAGQEKFGGLRDGYYIHGQCAIIMFDVTARLTYKNVPTWHRDLCRVCENIPIVLCGNKVDVKNRQVKAKQVTFHRKKNLQYYEISAKSNYNFEKPFLYLARKLAGDQNLHFVETPALAPPEVHIDIADQQKNEAELLQAAAQPLPDDDDDVFE; from the exons ATG GCTCTACCAAACCAGCAGACCGTAGATTACCCTAGCTTCAAGCTCGTCATTGTTGGTGATGGTGGCACAG GGAAGACTACTTTTGTCAAGAGACATCTTACTGGAGAGTTCGAGAAGAAGTATGAAC CTACCATTGGTGTGGAGGTTCATCCTTTGGATTTCTTCACAAACTGTGGCAAGATCCGTTTCTACTGCTGGGACACTGCTGGTCAAGAGAAATTTGGTGGCCTTAGGGATGGTTACTA CATCCATGGTCAATGCGCCATCATAATGTTTGATGTCACAGCAAGGCTCACATACAAGAACGTTCCGACATGGCACCGTGATCTATGCAGGGTGTGTGAAAACATCCCGATTGTTCTGTGCGGAAACAAAGTCGATGTGAAGAACAGGCAAGTGAAGGCAAAGCAGGTGACATTCCACCGGAAGAAGAATCTGCAGTACTATGAGATATCTGCAAAGAGCAACTACAACTTCGAGAAGCCTTTCTTGTACCTTGCTAGAAAGCTCGCTGGGGACCAGAACCTTCACTTTGTGGAGACACCAGCTCTTGCGCCACCAGAGGTTCACATTGACATTGCTGATCAGCAGAAGAACGAGGCTGAGCTCTTACAGGCTGCAGCTCAGCCACtccctgatgatgatgatgatgtctttGAGTAA